A region from the Vanessa tameamea isolate UH-Manoa-2023 chromosome 3, ilVanTame1 primary haplotype, whole genome shotgun sequence genome encodes:
- the LOC113397413 gene encoding achaete-scute complex protein T3-like, with product MLQEIQLVQGQTNYVVVCSGYPSATVTKPALEKRIVPIAPAPEKNYVTHDTPPNQQYRKKVHFRTNPYTGPQAVSIARRNARERNRVKQVNDGFNALRRHLPASVVAALSGGARRGSGKKLSKVDTLRMVVEYIRYLQQLLDESDAALGITRDQENRENIPSSNSQSMNSLSDMDDGFFYGSSSPCSEKANSPAPSECSSGVSSAYSPVDRYEVSTQQTLGPMDEDELLDVISWWQQK from the coding sequence ATGTTACAAGAAATACAATTAGTTCAAGGTCAAACCAACTACGTAGTCGTATGCTCTGGCTACCCGTCTGCGACTGTAACGAAACCAGCACTGGAAAAAAGGATTGTACCGATTGCCCCGGCTCcggaaaaaaattatgtcactCACGACACGCCGCCCAACCAACAATACAGAAAGAAGGTGCATTTTAGGACGAACCCTTACACCGGACCTCAGGCTGTGTCGATTGCGAGACGTAATGCACGTGAAAGGAATCGCGTGAAACAAGTAAACGATGGATTCAATGCACTTCGTCGTCACTTGCCAGCCTCCGTGGTGGCCGCCTTGTCTGGTGGCGCCAGACGGGGATctggaaagaaactcagtaaagTCGATACATTACGGATGGTCGTTGAGTACATCAGATATTTGCAACAATTACTCGACGAAAGCGACGCTGCATTAGGAATCACACGTGATCAAGAAAATAGAGAAAATATTCCAAGTAGCAATTCGCAAAGTATGAATTCGCTGTCGGACATGGACGACGGTTTCTTCTACGGAAGCAGTTCCCCGTGCTCGGAGAAAGCGAATTCCCCTGCGCCTTCGGAGTGTTCGTCCGGAGTTTCGTCGGCATATTCACCTGTCGACCGATACGAAGTGTCAACGCAACAGACTCTCGGGCCCATGGATGAAGATGAGCTGCTCGACGTGATATCCTGGTGGCAACAGAAATAG
- the LOC113397361 gene encoding achaete-scute complex protein T3-like — protein sequence MDCTLTKKYTYKNNYSGAQAASIARRNARERNRVKQVNDGFNALRKRLPAAIVNALSGGARRGSGKKLSKVDTLRMVVEYIRYLENMIEDSDATLGISLKSQVVMDTSPHSEVDEGIFGGRNSPYSDSVPSPTNSECSSGVSTSCSTTDDYYQGARCTEVPTVDDNELLDAITWWQQK from the coding sequence ATGGATTGTACATTGACAAAGAAATAcacctataaaaataattactccgGAGCACAGGCAGCCTCCATCGCGAGGAGGAACGCTCGCGAGAGGAATCGCGTGAAGCAAGTAAATGACGGATTCAACGCTTTAAGAAAAAGATTGCCTGCAGCGATCGTTAACGCGCTGTCCGGCGGAGCTCGCCGGGGCTCCGGTAAGAAGCTGAGTAAAGTAGACACATTACGGATGGTCGTCGAATACATAAGGTACCTGGAAAATATGATAGAAGATAGCGACGCGACTTTGGGTATCAGTCTGAAAAGTCAAGTTGTGATGGATACTTCTCCACATAGTGAAGTCGACGAAGGAATCTTTGGCGGAAGGAACTCGCCATACTCCGACTCAGTGCCGTCCCCTACTAACTCAGAGTGTTCATCTGGTGTATCTACGAGTTGTTCTACGACTGACGATTACTATCAAGGCGCCCGCTGTACCGAGGTACCTACTGTGGACGATAATGAGTTACTAGATGCAATTACGTGGTGGCAGCAGAAGTAG